The Dyadobacter sandarakinus DNA window ACACGGCTTTCCTGAGAATGATCGAGGAGGGTTTCATAACTGTCGAAGAGTAGTAACGTATATATACCACCGTAATGGATAACCAGCCGATCCGGTTAGATAAAGTATTCACAGCCTTCAAGCTTAATCCCTTCGACGTTCAAATAGATCTCGAAGAGGGATTTTCTGTTTCCGGGCCTGTCACCTTGGAGCTATTTTATGACGGGGTAGCTCAGCCGGACGTGGTTGTTCCTGTAACGGTTTCGGGCGATCAGATCAGCTTCACATTCACGCCGGAGCAGCTGCAAGCCATGCCTACAAAAGGGGCTCAGTTCTTCATCAAATACGGTGGAGAGTACCATTTTGAGGCACCGATTGTAACAACGCTAAACGGCGCATTACCTACCAGCCGGGCAATTTCTGTTACTACGCCACTCAGTCAGGTTATCCGGGTTTCGGCCTACAATGACCTGGGGCTTTCTGCTTCGGCTGCTGTTCAGAATACTTACCTGAAAGACTTGGCGTCGGCAACCCTTGAAGATGTTGATCAGGAATGGGAGGAGGTAACCAGCACAACAGCGGGAACATCAGCTAACAGCGCAACGGTTAACCCGACCACAAAGGTGATTTCTCTGACCGCATCAGCTACCGGGGTAGGGGCCAACCTGAGACAAACATTCAATCTGACCAATTTCACGGACCTGAAAAAAGGTGACGTGATTACGATCATGGGCCAGTGGAAGGAGTCTATCACCAATGCCATTAATACGGAGCGATTTAAAATGACGCTGATTGCTAATGGTTCAGCGGTGAGTGTCTTTCCAAGAGTTAAGCAGCTGACGCCTACAGTTCTGCAATACGAGGCAGATTACACTGTACAGACCATTTCTGACTCGCTGGAGGTGCGCTTTACAATCGGGGCGGGTAATACTGCTTTTGGCTCTACCAATACTTACACTTGGGTGTTCTTAGGAATCGGCTACGACAAGCAGAAATTTGACCAGTTTTCGCGGTTGAATGCAGATGCGGTCAAAAAAACGCTGAACTCGCTTTACCCGTTTTATGAGAGGTCGCCAAAAATTTCAAAGGCTTCGGGCAATGGCACTATTGACGACTCTGCAATCATTCAGGACGAAATTAATGATGCAATTCAGACCTCGGGGAAGTACGAATTCAGGCGCGGGCAAGTATCAAAAGTCCTTTCGCCACTGAGCATTAAAGGCGGTCTGCATATTTACGGCTATAACCGCTCAGGAGCGCGAATTAATGGCGATACTGCTGGAATGAATGTCTTTGAGATTGATACGACATCCTCTGTTTGGTTCAGTCACTTTGAGATTGGGCGTTCAGCAAACGTAACAGCAACCGCGATTAAATTTCTTTCTAATGTAATAAATAGGAGGTCACTGATTGAAGACATGCGGTTTACCTCAGTTAAAGGGCTTGAAGTATTTAGCTCAGATGGCCTCGAAGTATGGAAAAGCGAGTTTCAAGGCCCGCAAAATCCTGTCACCATTGATACATCAGCAGGCGTTGGGACGGTGTCGAACGCTCTTTTCAATTGGAATAAGTTCATAGACTGCGATAAGAATGCATTTGATATTTATAGTGCCAGCAATTTAACTATTGCCAATAACGAGTGTAGAAGCACAGGCACCACTTACATTGACAACTTCGCGCGGCTATCGCTGAAGTATGTTGCGACCAACAAAGGGCTATTCCTATTTGGGAATAATGTATCAGGTATTCAAAATAATGGCTTGGTAGTATCGACTGATGCCGATGTGTTTTTAAAGCGACTGGAAGCGTACGATAACACCTTTGAATGTCAAGCTGCGGCGTCATCAGCTAACTGCATTTCTCTGACGGCGACTACCTCTAACGGTATTGAAGACGTTAGCGTGGAAAGCAATAAGCTTTACAATAAGCTTTACGGTGTAACAGGCACAAATATCAAGAATTTCATTTTTGGAGGAGGCCGAGTAATAGGGGATGGAACAGCAGGATCAAGAGCGTTAAACCTTACGAATGCAAGCTACTCTGTATACTCTTTTCTTCGTTCAGGGCAGTCTACTGCAGATGTGCTAACAGGAACCGCATTGTAGAATGGCAATTACGATCACAACGACATCGAGCCTTAACCAGGACTTTCTTCTGGATCGAAGCAACGCGATCTATCCTGTCTTTGTGGACAATACGCCGTACACTTCTTTTACGGGCCCAACGCAAATGCCTGCTTCCTACCTGCAATACTTTCCTTTGAAGGCAACAGGAGGGAGCACTTACACATGGTCGCTTCTGAGCGGATCTTTACCTGATGGGCTTGCACTTTCGTCTGACGGAAAGATATCAGGAACACCAACCCGGGAGGGAGATTACACCTTTACCGTTCAGTGCAATTCAGGCTCTGAGAGCGGTCAAAAAACACTCTCCTTAACAGCACACCCATTCCGGGCTAAGTGGCATGCAGAGGCTAAATACGCGGCCTTTCTGACTATGGGTTCAGTCCAGTATCCAGTAAAGTTTAAACCGGCGGAGCTGCCCGAAGCAGATGCCAGAATTACAAATTTCAATGCTGATTCATGGGTGACGCAATTGAAGAACTTGGGATTTAGTTTCCTGAACTATTCAGCTTACTCAACAGACTCGGTAAGAATGTGGCCGTCTACGTCTACCTGGCCAGGAATTAGGCACATGAAGACAAGTCGCGATTACCTTGGAGAGCTTATAGCAGCCTGTCATGCGCAGAACATGAAGTTTGCCATTTACTTCCCGGTAGATACCATACGGAATGACCCGAAGTGGCAAAACGATGATCCAAGTGCTGTTGATTTGGATGGAAACACCACCTACACTACAAACACAACAGATCCCCTTAGCGGAAATTATGTCGGGAAATTTATTGCAGGCCGTAGCGGGCGCAATGCCGACCCTCCATCAAAGGCAGACTGGGGTACCCGAAACCTTGCCCTTATTGAAGAAGTTGTTACAAAGGGAGTAGACATGATTTGGTTTGATGTCGGCGCAACTAACCCAGGATTGTATGTACCTGGCGAGATTGAGCCAGACTTTTCTCGCTGGACTAGGCTAATGTCTATAATGCGATGGCGAAATCCATTTTTAGTATTTGGAGTTAATGGAGGTATTAATGATACAAGAACCGGCCTTGGCAATCAATGGCTGTATCCGCACCCGGATGTTAATATCTACGAGGGAACAGCAGGAGAGTCTTATCTGGCATCAACGCTGGTGAATGGCTTTCCAAACATCACCCCCAAAAGGATGTCCATTGAGTCTCTGAACCTGCTCGACAAGAACTACACCTGGAATCCTCCGATCAACGTGCCGGGGCAGACCAAGGACATTTCAGTGATGATTGACAGCATTCAGAAGAACTGGAAGAAAGGAGCGACCTACATGCTGAACTGGGCTACGGGTGTAGATGGGACTATGGTGCCGCCTCAGTACACGGACGCACTTAATAAGCTGGCGGCATTCGTAAAGCCTCAGTTAGGCGTTTCTGAAATGCCGTACATTGACATTACAAACGGATTGCTGACAATATCAACGTCAACCAAGACCCGGATTTTCTACACGCTGGATGGTTCAACTCCAACAGTCGACAGTAAGATTTACACGGAGTCATTTACGCTGACAGCCAACGCTAGAGTGCAAGCCATCAGCCAGAATAAAGAGGGCAAGCTGAGTATTGTGCGCGAGAAAACGTTCCGGCTGCCGGCCACTATTTCCCGTCCCGAGCTACCAAAAGCTTTTACGTCAGAAGTTACAGGTGACACCCTGGCGACAGAAGCTAACAACCAATACCGGGGAATGGCATTTACGGTCGGACAGAGACCCTTGCAGCTGTTTCAGGTTGGAAGGAAAGCAGGAGCAACCACTGACAAGGATCTTATCATACGAAAGGCGGTAACATTCGAGCCTGTTTTAGCAGACGTATTCAAGGCGAACGGAGTAATTGATGCAGACGGGTTTCAATACAGTGACATTATGCCGGTAACACTGCTGCCGGGGAACGCCTACTTTATTGGGATCAAAGAGGGCAGTACGGATCAATACCCGTCCAATGCATTCGCCTCTATCCCACAGTCCAGGTTCATGCGGATTACAGGGCCAAAGATTATGAACACGCTGGGGGACGTCAACCCGATTGTCAACGACAATAAGGGGCAGTTTCTGAACATGCGGTTTAAGGTGCTGGCGAATCCCTCAGGAAACAAGCTAGCGGGGGTACCGGTCAGGTTTAAGTCCCATTCATCTCCTTACAGTGATCTTCCTCCTAATGCGGTCATTTATTACGCCTCCAATGAGGTTGATAGTGAGGAGTACACATATGGCAGCCCGGGTGGTGGAGATTACACAGCATACCGGGAGTATGATTTGGGTTATGTGAAGAAGATCAGCAAGGTTGTTGTTAACTTTTTCAACAACAACACGGTGGCCATGGACCTGTTTGTAAGCGAAAACAAAAACCAGTTTACCAAGGTCGCCGCTATCGCTGACAATTACCAGAACAAGATAGTATTCACTTTTCCGGCCACGTACGGA harbors:
- a CDS encoding alpha-L-fucosidase, yielding MAITITTTSSLNQDFLLDRSNAIYPVFVDNTPYTSFTGPTQMPASYLQYFPLKATGGSTYTWSLLSGSLPDGLALSSDGKISGTPTREGDYTFTVQCNSGSESGQKTLSLTAHPFRAKWHAEAKYAAFLTMGSVQYPVKFKPAELPEADARITNFNADSWVTQLKNLGFSFLNYSAYSTDSVRMWPSTSTWPGIRHMKTSRDYLGELIAACHAQNMKFAIYFPVDTIRNDPKWQNDDPSAVDLDGNTTYTTNTTDPLSGNYVGKFIAGRSGRNADPPSKADWGTRNLALIEEVVTKGVDMIWFDVGATNPGLYVPGEIEPDFSRWTRLMSIMRWRNPFLVFGVNGGINDTRTGLGNQWLYPHPDVNIYEGTAGESYLASTLVNGFPNITPKRMSIESLNLLDKNYTWNPPINVPGQTKDISVMIDSIQKNWKKGATYMLNWATGVDGTMVPPQYTDALNKLAAFVKPQLGVSEMPYIDITNGLLTISTSTKTRIFYTLDGSTPTVDSKIYTESFTLTANARVQAISQNKEGKLSIVREKTFRLPATISRPELPKAFTSEVTGDTLATEANNQYRGMAFTVGQRPLQLFQVGRKAGATTDKDLIIRKAVTFEPVLADVFKANGVIDADGFQYSDIMPVTLLPGNAYFIGIKEGSTDQYPSNAFASIPQSRFMRITGPKIMNTLGDVNPIVNDNKGQFLNMRFKVLANPSGNKLAGVPVRFKSHSSPYSDLPPNAVIYYASNEVDSEEYTYGSPGGGDYTAYREYDLGYVKKISKVVVNFFNNNTVAMDLFVSENKNQFTKVAAIADNYQNKIVFTFPATYGQFIDLRTIKPDGPNQVGNGALITSIEAY